Proteins co-encoded in one Setaria viridis chromosome 9, Setaria_viridis_v4.0, whole genome shotgun sequence genomic window:
- the LOC117837250 gene encoding squamosa promoter-binding-like protein 6, which produces MEAARLGAQSSHLYGGGLGELDLNRRESRVFGWDLNDWSWDSEGFVATPVPTAAAHGSGLNSSPSSSEEAEAEVARNGLGGDSDKRKRVVVIDDDDREDQDAIVNGGGSLSLRIGGNAVGAGAMEGGDVNEDERNGKKIRVQGGSSSGPSCQVEGCGADLTAAKDYHRRHKVCEMHAKASTAVVGNTVQRFCQQCSRFHLLQEFDEGKRSCRRRLAGHNRRRRKTRPDITIGGAASIEDKVSNYLLLSLIGICANLNSDSVQHSNSQELLSTLLKNLGSVAKSLEPKELCKLLEAYQSLQNGSNAGTSGTANAAEEAAGPSNSQLPFVNGSHRGQASSSAVPVQSKATIVVTPEPTSCKLKDFDLNDTCHDTEGFEDGQEGSPPPPFKAADSPNCASWMQQDSNQSPPQTSGNSDSTSTQSLSSSNGDAQCRTDKIVFKLFNKVPSDLPPVLRSQILGWLSSSPTDIESYIRPGCIILTVYLRLVESAWRELSDNMSLHLDKLLNSSTGDFWASGLVFVMVRRQLAFMHNGQIMLDRPLASSSHHYCKILRVRPVAAPYSATINFRVEGFNLLSNSSRLICSFEGRSIFQEDTGTVADDVNYEDSDIECLSFCCSIPGPRGRGFMEVEDSGFSNGFFPFIIAEKDVCSEVSELESIFESSSNKNADANDIARDQALEFLNELGWLLHRANVMSKQDEMDTPLATFNMWRFRNLGIFAMEREWCAVVKMLLDFLFIGLIDVGSRSPEEVVLSENLLHAAVRRKSVQMIRFLLRYKPNKNLKGTAQTYLFRPDAPGPSTITPLHVAAATNDAEDVLDVLTDDPGLVGISAWSNARDETGFTPEDYARQRGNDAYLNLVQRKIDKHLGKGHVVLGVPSSMCSVITDGVKPGDVSLEICRPMSASVPGCLLCTQQARVYPNSRARTFLYRPAMLTVMGVAVVCVCVGILLHTFPRVYAAPTFRWELLERGPM; this is translated from the exons ATGGAGGCCGCCAGGCTCGGTGCGCAGAGCAGCCACTTGTACGGCGGCGGGCTGGGTGAGCTTGACCTGAACAGGCGTGAGAGCAGAGTGTTTGGCTGGGACCTCAACGATTGGAGCTGGGACAGTGAGGGCTTTGTTGCCACACCGGTGCCCACTGCTGCGGCGCATGGCTCAGGATTGAACAGCTCGCCATCATCATCCGAGGAAGCCGAGGCAGAGGTGGCTAGGAATGGCCTTGGAGGCGATTCTGATAAGAGGAAAAGGGTGGTGGtcattgatgatgatgacagAGAGGATCAGGACGCCATTGTGAATGGTGGTGGGTCACTGAGCTTGAGAATTGGGGGTAATGCTGTTGGTGCCGGAGCGATGGAGGGTGGTGATGTAAATGAGGATGAGAGAAATGGAAAGAAGATCAGGGTGCAAGGTGGCAGCTCAAGTGGGCCGTCATGCCAGGTTGAGGGCTGTGGGGCGGATCTGACTGCAGCGAAGGATTACCACCGCCGGCACAAGGTCTGCGAGATGCATGCTAAGGCCAGCACTGCTGTGGTCGGGAACACTGTCCAGAGGTTCTGCCAGCAATGCAGTAG ATTTCACCTTCTTCAAGAATTTGATGAAGGGAAGAGAAGTTGCCGGCGACGCTTAGCAGGCCACAATAGACGTAGGAGGAAAACTCGCCCTGATATCACAATTGGCGGGGCTGCTTCAATTGAGGACAAAGTCAGCAATTATTTATTGCTGAGTCTTATTGGAATTTGTGCTAATTTGAACT CTGACAGTGTTCAGCATTCAAACAGCCAGGAGCTGCTATCCACTCTTTTGAAGAACCTAGGGTCTGTTGCCAAATCACTGGAGCCAAAAGAACTATGTAAACTCCTGGAGGCATACCAAAGCCTGCAAAATGGATCAAATGCTGGAACCTCTGGAACAGCTAATGCTGCTGAAGAGGCTGCAGGGCCATCTAACTCTCAGTTGCCTTTCGTGAATGGTAGTCATCGTGGACAGGCATCATCGTCTGCTGTGCCAGTACAATcgaaggctaccatagtggtAACTCCAG AGCCTACATCATGCAAGCTTAAGGATTTTGATCTGAATGACACTTGCCATGAtacggaaggctttgaggatggGCAAGAAGGTTCACCTCCACCTCCCTTTAAGGCAGCCGATTCTCCTAATTGTGCATCATGGATGCAGCAAGATTCTAATCAAAGTCCACCACAGACTAGTGGCAATTCAGATTCAACATCAACACAATCATTGTCAAGCTCAAATGGAGATGCTCAG TGCCGGACTGATAAGATTGTCTTCAAGCTTTTCAACAAAGTTCCCAGTGATTTACCTCCAGTTTTGCGGTCACAG ATTCTTGGTTGGTTGTCTAGTAGTCCTACTGATATAGAGAGCTATATTAGACCTGGCTGTATTATTCTAACCGTATATCTTCGGCTAGTTGAGTCTGCATGGCGAGAG CTTTCTGATAATATGAGCCTGCACCTGGATAAGCTTTTGAATAGCTCCACCGGTGACTTTTGGGCATCTGGCTTGGTATTTGTGATGGTTCGACGACAGTTAGCTTTTATGCACAATG GTCAAATTATGTTGGACAGACCACTGGCATCCAGTTCTCACCATTACTGTAAGATTTTACGTGTCAGACCAGTTGCTGCACCTTATTCTGCAACAATAAATTTCAGGGTAGAAGGTTTTAACCTACTCAGTAATTCCTCAAG GCTAATTTGTTCATTTGAAGGacgttctatattccaggaagACACAGGTACTGTAGCAGATGATGTTAATTACGAGGATAGTGACATCGAATGCCTCAGTTTTTGTTGTTCCATCCCTGGTCcaagaggaagaggatttaTGGAG GTTGAAGATAGTGGATTTAGCAATGGCTTCTTCCCCTTTATAATTGCTGAGAAGGATGTATGCTCCGAGGTTTCTGAGCTGGAGAGCATATTTGAGTCCTCCAGTAACAAAAATGCAGATGCCAATGATATTGCCAGGGACCAAGCCTTGGAGTTTCTAAATGAGCTGGGTTGGCTTCTTCATAGAGCAAACGTAATGTCTAAACAGGATGAAATGGATACACCTCTTGCTACCTTCAACATGTGGAGGTTCAGGAATCTTGGTATATTTGCCATGGAGCGGGAGTGGTGTGCTGTGGTTAAAATGTTGTTAGATTTCTTATTTATTGGCCTTATTGATGTGGGATCCCGATCTCCAGAAGAGGTGGTACTTTCAGAAAATTTGTTGCACGCTGCTGTGCGAAGGAAGTCCGTTCAAATGATTAGATTTCTGCTGAGATATAAACCGAATAAAAACTTGAAGGGAACTGCACAGACATACCTATTCCGACCAGATGCTCCGGGCCCTTCAACAATTACCCCCCTTCATGTAGCAGCTGCCACCAATGATGCAGAGGATGTATTGGATGTGCTTACTGATGATCCTGGACTG GTTGGAATTAGCGCGTGGAGCAATGCACGGGATGAGACAGGCTTCACACCAGAAGATTATGCTCGCCAGAGAGGCAATGATGCTTACCTGAATCTAGTCCAAAGGAAGATTGATAAGCATCTTGGCAAAGGTCATGTTGTCCTCGGTGTTCCAAGCAGTATGTGCTCTGTAATAACTGATGGTGTTAAGCCTGGTGATGTTAGCCTTGAGATCTGCAGGCCAATGTCTGCATCAGTGCCAGGTTGCCTCCTCTGCACCCAACAGGCGCGGGTGTATCCAAATTCTAGGGCAAGGACCTTCCTTTACCGGCCAGCAATGCTAACGGTGATGGGAGTTGCCGTGGTTTGTGTCTGTGTGGGCATACTTCTTCACACCTTTCCCAGGGTTTATGCCGCCCCCACATTCAGATGGGAGTTGTTGGAGCGTGGACCGATGTGA
- the LOC117837251 gene encoding tRNA:m(4)X modification enzyme TRM13, with product MGRAPANGKRSPPPPPPPGRCHFWLPNKRRHCANSPLPSSQYCGNHLPESASGAGRRVPCPVDPSHTVLEENLEEHVGKCPLKKQVAALAAQPYYSKGINSGGSEAGRGITSAEKRAAVYRLTDDEFRGLLGKIRSVHAAAAVAMRESYLITDACDKWMSGQVDRKVPYQEKHVAQQASIVGNMEAFGLLRKGGADVVGGENVAVSAQAVMEFGAGRGYLTQVLVDCYGIRNVFLVERRSYKLKADRSLRQNEDVTLERLRIDIEDLNLHGIEALRGLKYLAIGKHLCGPATDMTMTCCLPEQYDQTEERVHGKHSLQGLALATCCHHLCQWKHYANKSFLSGLDITEEEFHAITWFSSWAVDGDHSSPGSYAEVEDTSSEVREPEKPDPEIIGIERIIRSIPTGERASLGFMCKDIIDTGRLLWLRHKGLVADLVSYVPSNISPENRLLIAKCTS from the exons ATGGGCCGTGCACCGGCGAACGGCAAGCgctcaccaccaccgcctcctcctccaggccGTTGCCACTTCTGGCTCCCCAACAAGCGCCGCCACTGCGCCAACTCCCCCCTCCCGTCCTCTCA GTATTGCGGGAACCACCTACCCGAGTCCGCTTctggcgccggccgccgcgtgcCCTGCCCCGTCGACCCCTCCCA CACGGTGCTTGAGGAGAACCTGGAGGAGCACGTCGGCAAGTGCCCCCTGAAGAAGCAGGTCGCCGCACTCGCCGCGCAGCCGTACTACTCCAAGGGCATCAACTCCGGCGGGTCCGAGGCCGGCCGCGGCATCACGTCGGCGGAGAAGCGTGCGGCCGTATACAGGCTTACGGACGATGAGTTCCGGGGTCTGCTTGGTAAGATCCGGTCGGTGCACGCCGCGGCAGCCGTGGCGATGCGCGAGTCCTATCTCATCACCGATGCTTGCGACAAATGGATGAGCGGGCAGGTCGATAG GAAGGTGCCATACCAAGAGAAGCATGTCGCGCAGCAGGCATCCATTGTTGGAAACATGGAGGCATTTGGCTTGTTGCGGAAGGGTGGCGCTGATGTGGTGGGTGGGGAGAATGTGGCAGTGAGTGCTCAGGCGGTTATGGAATTTGGAGCTGGAAGAGGGTACTTGACTCAGGTGCTCGTGGACTGTTACGGGATTAGGAATGTGTTTTTGGTTGAGAGACGGTCCTACAAGCTTAAG GCTGATCGAAGCTTGCGTCAAAATGAAGATGTTACCTTGGAGCGTTTAAGAATTGATA TTGAGGATTTGAACCTACATGGAATAGAGGCATTGAGGGGACTTAAGTATCTAGCAATTGGAAAACATCTTTGTGGACCTGCAACAG ATATGACCATGACTTGCTGTCTCCCTGAACAATATGACCAAACAGAAGAAAGGGTCCATGGCAAACATAGTCTTCAGGGCCTTGCTCTAGCTACCTGCTGCCACCATCTTTGTCAATGGAAGCATTATGCAA ATAAATCTTTCCTCTCAGGACTAGATATTACAGAGGAAGAATTCCATGCCATAACATGGTTTAGCAGTTGGGCTGTCGATGGTGATCACAGCTCCCCAGGTTCCTATGCGGAGGTTGAAGACACGTCTTCTGAAGTCAG AGAACCAGAGAAGCCTGATCCAGAGATCATCGGAATTGAGAGAATAATCCGAAGTATACCAACAGGGGAGAGGGCCTCTCTAGGATTCATGTGTAAAGACATCATTGATACCGGGAGGCTGTTATGGCTTAGACATAAGGGTCTAGTTGCAGATCTTGTAAGCTATGTTCCATCAAATATTTCACCAGAGAACCGTCTACTAATCGCAAAGTGCACATCTTGA
- the LOC117837252 gene encoding short-chain dehydrogenase reductase 3b, with amino-acid sequence MRSLIPDNALTKLASTMSKPRLDGKVAIVTGGASGIGEAAARLFASSGATVVIADIQDALGEAVAASAGCTFMRCDVTDEAQVEATVGAVVAAHGRLDVMLSNAGVLLPTGSVMDMDLAELDRVMAVNFRGAAACVKHAARAMVSPPDNGARGGAIVCTASVASLQGGFGPASYTASKHALLGLVRAAAGELGRHGVRVNCVSPGGVATPMSCALMGVGPEELEAMTVPHNVLRGKVLRAEDVAEAALFLASDQASFISGHNLVVDGATTAVNPAVLHTVGL; translated from the exons ATGCGGAGCCTCATCCCTGACAACGCGCTAACCAAGCTAGCATCGACCATGTCCAAGCCAAG GTTGGACGGCAAGGTTGCCATCGTCAccggcggcgcgagcggcatcggcgaggcggcggcgcgtctGTTCGCGTCGAGCGGCGCCACGGTGGTGATCGCGGACATTCAGGACGCGCTGGGCGAGGCGGTGGCCGCGTCGGCCGGGTGCACGTTCATGCGGTGCGACGTGACGGACGAGGCGCAGGTGGAGGCGACGGtgggcgcggtggtggcggcgcacgggcggctgGACGTCATGCTCAGCAACGCCGGCGTGCTGCTCCCGACGGGGTCCGTGATGGACATGGACCTGGCGGAGCTGGACCGCGTGATGGCCGTCAACttccgcggcgccgcggcgtgcGTGAAGCACGCGGCGCGCGCCATGGTGTCGCCGCCGGACAACGGCGCACGCGGCGGCGCCATCGTGTGCACGGCGAGCGTGGCGTCGCTCCAGGGCGGGTTCGGGCCGGCGTCGTACACGGCGTCCAAGCACGCGCTGCTGGGGCTGGTGCGtgccgcggcgggggagctcgggCGCCACGGCGTGCGAGTCAACTGCGTGTCCCCCGGTGGCGTGGCCACGCCCATGAGCTGCGCGCTCATGGGCGTCGGGCCAGAGGAGCTGGAGGCCATGACGGTGCCGCACAACGTCCTGCGCGGGAAGGTGCTGCGGGCGGAGgacgtggcggaggcggcgctgtTCCTGGCGTCCGACCAGGCCTCCTTCATCAGCGGCCACAACCTCGTCGTCGACGgtgccaccaccgccgtcaACCCCGCCGTGCTGCACACCGTCGGCCTGTGA
- the LOC117838245 gene encoding uncharacterized protein — MARKGNQSKSGPNHASSNWQSTADGDVLSTPERGTMDGGNLSSHGQGRSKGSEGSSEKKGRSSKKNSRINSMSSLGKQQQMDTNYDISSSEENELPSRGTKNRRGNKKPSRRGFGKSFWIEQTPLPGLAENVLEKTRCMACMASSIFRASMMYLVEQSKRSIDRNRPTIDAYMAIVNKGRAYVLNKIEYIYPIVRTWILNAGRLMLLLLTVWLDCNVRGFDSLLRLGTNSLLAVLWCSMLSVLAMIGIKKMLIFMVIAASAAAFIGLGFAILLISVLAVVILWFYGSFWTTSSVIILGGASFFLKRERIALLIVCLYSMYCARSYVGWLGLLLSLNLSFFSSDVLVQFLKNKVDSKKSNGSSRSSEQSSGGSGNIFEEFQPSADNTSQAGYARASYRNPGDPSTSGAEKELTSEDEVARLLNCTDHYSALGFRRYENIDVSSLKREYKKKAMLVHPDKNMGNDKAADAFKKLQNAYEVLLDSLKRKTYDDELRREELLNYFRRFQSVSQKNGRNGTFQHGFSPSEGVDEDPYGLSRRIACKKCGDFHIWIYTGRAKSQARWCQDCKDFHQAKDGDGWVEQSFQPVLFGMLQKPDLPHAYVCAESYIFDVTEWFNCQGMRCPANTHKPSFHVNASMAKQNSGKGSTSAQRGGKVPNGANMDGGLNEDEFFEWFQNAVNSGMFESSFGEQGDPTSPGSGSNAKGSSSNSSGRKKKKGKKQW; from the exons ATGGCTCGCAAAGGAAATCAAAGCAAAAGTGGACCCAATCATGCTTCGTCTAATTGGCAAAGTACAGCTGATGGCGATGTACTAAGTACACCAGAAAGGGGCACCATGGATGGTGGAAATCTGAGCTCACATGGTCAAGGCAGATCAAAGGGTTCTGAAGGAAGCAgtgagaagaaaggaagaagcagCAAAAAGAACAGCAGAATTAATAGCATGTCATCATTGGGAAAACAGCAACAAATGGATACCAATTATGATATAAGTAGTTCAGAAGAAAATGAGCTTCCATCGAGAGGTACTAAAAACAGAAGAGGTAACAAGAAACCCTCAAGGCGTGGTTTTGGCAAAAGTTTTTGGATAGAGCAGACTCCATTGCCTGGATTGGCAGAAAATGTTCTGGAAAAGACCAGGTGCATGGCGTGCATGGCTTCATCCATCTTTAGAGCTTCCATGATGTATCTAGTGGAACAAAGTAAAAGATCCATTGACAGAAATAGGCCAACAATCGACGCTTATATGGCAATTGTGAACAAAGGGCGTGCCTATGTCTTAAACAAAATTGAGTATATTTATCCCATAGTTCGAACCTGGATTCTTAATGCTGGAAGGTTGATGTTGCTCTTGTTGACAGTTTGGTTAGACTGCAATGTGAGGGGTTTTGATTCTTTGCTACGATTGGGGACAAACTCCCTCCTTGCAGTACTTTGGTGCAGCATGCTATCAGTTCTTGCAATGATCGGGATTAAAAAGATGCTCATATTCATG GTGATTGCTGCTTCTGCAGCTGCCTTCATTGGTCTAGGTTTTGCCATCCTACTTATCTCAGTGCTTGCAGTGGTGATTTTGTGGTTTTATGGAAGCTTTTGGACAACAAGTTCTGTAATAATTCTTGGAG GTGCTTCCTTTTTCTTGAAACGTGAACGAATAGCTCTCCTTATTGTCTGTTTATATTCGATGTATTGTGCAAGAAGCTATGTTGGATGGCTTGGATTACTTTTGAGCCTCAACCTATCCTTCTTTTCTAGTGACGTTCTAGTGCAGTTTTTGAAGAACAAAGTAGACAGTAAGAAATCTAATGGTTCTTCAAGGAGCTCAGAGCAAAGCTCAGGAGGATCAGGCAACATCTTTGAAGAATTTCAGCCATCAGCAGATAACACCTCACAAGCTGGATATGCTCGAGCCTCATATCGAAACCCTGGTGATCCTTCAACCAGTGGAGCTGAGAAAGAGCTGACGTCTGAAGATGAAGTGGCACGTTTACTGAACTGCACTGACCACTATTCAGCATTAGGTTTCCGTCGATACGAGAACATAGATGTATCATCTCTTAAGAGAGAATACAAGAAAAAG GCTATGTTAGTCCATCCTGATAAGAATATGGGCAATGATAAAGCTGCTGATGCATTTAAAAAGCTTCAAAATGCATATGAG GTTCTTCTTGATTCGTTGAAACGAAAGACATATGATGATGAGTTGAGGAGGGAGGAGCTCCTGAATTACTTCAGGCGGTTTCAGAGTGTTTCTCAGAAG AATGGAAGGAACGGTACTTTTCAACATGGGTTCAGCCCTTCCGAAGGTGTTGATGAAGATCCTTATGGTCTTTCAAGAAGAATAGCCTGCAAAAAGTGTGGCGATTTCCATATTTGGATTTATACGGGAAGAGCTAAATCTCAAGCTAGGTGGTGTCAG GACTGCAAAGATTTCCATCAAGCTAAAGATGGCGATGGATGGGTTGAACAGTCCTTTCAACCTGTTCTATTTGGCATGCTGCAGAAG CCAGATTTACCTCATGCGTATGTTTGCGCAGAAAGCTACATATTTGATGTCACTGAGTGGTTCAACTGTCAG GGAATGAGATGCCCGGCAAACACACACAAGCCCAGCTTTCATGTCAATGCCAGCATGGCAAAGCAGAATAGTGGCAAGGGAAGCACCTCGGCACAGAGGGGTGGTAAGGTCCCGAATGGCGCAAACATGGATGGAGGACTCAACGAGGATGAGTTCTTCGAGTGGTTCCAGAACGCGGTTAATTCTGGCATGTTTGAAAGTTCATTCGGCGAACAAGGCGACCCAACATCTCCTGGCAGTGGAAGCAATGCAAAGGGTAGCAGTAGTAATAGCAGTggtaggaagaaaaagaaaggaaagaaacaaTGGTAA
- the LOC117838246 gene encoding probable glycerol-3-phosphate acyltransferase 3, with protein sequence MSKAFAKSLSQLNRALIRRLNALVIRAQPPPPGRPDGHVAAVTLDALPVPAGGGAAVCKVEGGLLRSSSAFPYFMLVALEAGGLLRGILLLVLYPALRLLGHGCAIKAMAVVSFLGLRKDAFRAGRAALPRLFLEDVSAEVFDATVARRRRCVCVSAMPRAMVEPFLKDYLGVDAVVAPEMRVFRGRYLGVMQGESEVLRGLDVEKMIAMAEKGGDGSDVVGVGGLGSSFVQLFQKHCKEVYVPTESARRRWHALPRRRFPKPLIFHDGRIAFRPTTAATLAMFMWLPLGAALAVVRIASFIVLPFSLSVPLLAALGMHSRLIANASAAATNLFACNHRSLLDPLYVAAAAGRADLAAATYSISRLSEVLSPIPTFRLTRDRAADRAAMQAKLSRSGGLVVCPEGTTCREPFLLRFSPLFAELGRDVTPVALHSAVGMFHGTTAGGWKALDPLFLLMNPVPAYIVQFLDTVDCGGGGPEAARAVANEVQRRIAEALGYTCTGLTRRDKYLMLAGNEGIVDVDHGARKKTAY encoded by the exons ATGTCCAAGGCCTTCGCCAAGTCCCTCTCCCAGCTCAACAGGGCCCTCATTAGGAGGCTCAACGCCCTCGTCATCCGCGcgcagccgcctccgccggggAGGCCGGATGGGCACGTCGCGGCGGTGACGCTGGACGCGCTCCCGGtcccggcaggcggcggcgccgccgtgtgCAAGGTCGAGGGCGGCCTGCTCAGGTCCTCATCCGCCTTCCCGTACTTCATGCTCGTGGCGCTGGAGGCCGGCGGCCTCCTCAGGGGCATCCTCCTGCTCGTGCTCTACCCTGCCCTGCGCCTGCTCGGCCACGGCTGCGCGATCAAGGCCATGGCCGTCGTGAGCTTCCTCGGGCTGAGGAAGGACGCGTTCCGGGCTGGCAGGGCGGCGCTTCCCAGGCTGTTCCTGGAGGACGTGAGCGCCGAGGTGTTCGACGCgacggtggcgcggcggcggcggtgcgtgtGCGTGAGCGCCATGCCGCGGGCGATGGTGGAGCCGTTCCTGAAAGACTACCTCGGCGTCGACGCCGTCGTGGCGCCGGAGATGAGGGTGTTCAGGGGGCGCTACCTGGGCGTCATGCAGGGTGAAAGCGAGGTGCTGCGAGGGCTGGACGTGGAGAAGATGATCGCCATGGCGGAGAAGGGCGGTGATGGCAGTGACGTGGTTGGCGTTGGTGGGCTTGGGTCATCGTTTGTCCAGCTCTTCCAAAAGCATTGCAAG GAGGTGTACGTGCCTACCGAgtcagcgcggcggcggtggcacgcGCTCCCTCGGCGGCGCTTCCCGAAGCCGCTCATCTTCCACGACGGCCGCATCGCGTTCCGGCCGACGACCGCCGCGACGCTCGCCATGTTCATGTGGCTGCCGCTGGGCGCGGCGCTCGCCGTCGTCCGCATCGCCTCCTTCATCGTCCTCCCGTTCTCCCTCTCCGtgcccctcctcgccgccctcggCATGCACAGCCGCCTCATCGCCAACGCCTCCGCGGCGGCCACCAACCTCTTCGCCTGCAACCACCGCTCCCTGCTCGACCCGCTCtacgtggccgccgccgccgggcgcgccgacctcgccgcggcCACCTACAGCATCAGCCGCCTCTCGGAGGTCCTGTCGCCGATCCCCACCTTCCGGCTCACCCGCGACCGCGCGGCGGACCGCGCCGCCATGCAGGCGAAGCTGTCCCGCAGCGGCGGGCTCGTGGTCTGCCCCGAGGGCACCACCTGCCGCGAGCCGTTCCTGCTGCGGTTCAGCCCGCTGTTCGCCGAGCTCGGCCGCGACGTGACGCCGGTGGCGCTGCACTCGGCGGTGGGCATGTTCCACGGCACGACGGCGGGGGGCTGGAAGGCGCTGGACCCGCTGTTCCTGCTCATGAACCCGGTGCCCGCCTACATCGTGCAGTTCTTGGACACCGTcgattgcggcggcggcggcccggaggcggcgcgcgccgtGGCGAACGAGGTGCAGCGGCGGATCGCGGAGGCGCTGGGGTACACGTGCACGGGGCTGACGAGGAGGGACAAGTACCTCATGCTCGCCGGCAACGAAGGCATCGTCGACGTCGACCACGGCGCCAGGAAGAAAACCGCTTACTAG